In one Amaranthus tricolor cultivar Red isolate AtriRed21 chromosome 8, ASM2621246v1, whole genome shotgun sequence genomic region, the following are encoded:
- the LOC130821568 gene encoding cation/H(+) antiporter 15, translating to MAQNTSTITPPVEASPIVCYAPTMITTNGVWQGDNPLDYSLPLFILQLTIVVIVTRVLVYLLKPLRQPRVIAEILGGVILGPSVLGRNKTFANTMFPLRSVMVLETMANIGLLYFLFLVGVEMDIAVIKRTGRKAISIALGGMILPFLIGCTFSLLMQHKEDDTHHGTFVLFLGVALAVTAFPVLARILAELKLINTEIGRISMSAALVNDICAWILLALAIALAETDASALTSLWVILSSTAFVVVCIFLVRPIIMWMIRRTPEGEPFSDFYICLILTGVMISGFITDAIGTHSVFGAFVFGLIIPNGPLGVTLIEKLEDFVSGLLLPLFFAISGLKTDIRQIGGPKVWANLLAVIALACSGKVAGTAAVSYFYNMPIREGITLGLLMNTKGLVEMIVLNVGKDQKVLDDASFSIMVISALMMTSVIGPLVTLLYRPARRTVAYKRRTIQKSKPDGELRILTCIHTPRNVPTIINLLEASHPTRRSPICVYVLHLVELTGRASAMLIVHNTRKSGRPALNRTQAQSDHIINAFENYEQHAQSGSVSVQPLTAISPYSTMHEDICHLAEEKRVALIIIPFHKQQTVDGGMESTNPAFRIINQNLLANSPCSVGILVDRGLSGSTRLAANQVSHNIAVLFFGGPDDREALSYALRMSEHPTITVTVMRFIPGDDASRTNHVEPSREPVDPRVLTVITDAEQEKQLDEKYINDFKIRISDRDSITYSERIVNNGEETVASIRAIDSIHDLYIVGRGQGIISPLTAGLTDWSECPELGAIGDMLASSDFAATSSVLVVQQYVGLGPQHESLPTPDSPTAPNDLNDQIKE from the exons ATGGCACAAAATACAAGCACGATAACGCCTCCGGTTGAGGCTAGCCCCATTGTATGTTATGCACCAACAATGATAACAACAAATGGTGTATGGCAAGGAGATAATCCCTTGGATTATTCTTTACCACTTTTTATCTTGCAATTAACAATAGTCGTTATTGTTACTCGCGTTCTTGTTTATCTCCTCAAACCTCTTCGCCAACCTCGTGTTATCGCTGAAATCCTC GGTGGAGTTATACTCGGACCGTCAGTCTTGGGGAGAAATAAAACTTTTGCAAACACAATGTTCCCTCTAAGAAGTGTGATGGTGCTGGAAACAATGGCAAACATTGGACTATTGTATTTCCTATTTCTCGTAGGGGTCGAGATGGACATTGCGGTAATCAAGCGCACAGGAAGAAAAGCAATTAGCATTGCACTTGGCGGAATGATCTTACCCTTTCTCATCGGATGCACCTTCTCCCTCTTAATGCAACACAAAGAAGACGACACTCATCACGGGACTTTCGTGCTTTTCCTTGGCGTCGCCCTTGCTGTCACAGCTTTTCCTGTGCTAGCTAGGATTCTAGCGGAGCTCAAGCTCATCAACACAGAAATTGGGCGGATCTCCATGTCAGCAGCCCTTGTGAATGACATTTGTGCTTGGATTCTCTTAGCCTTGGCGATTGCCCTAGCTGAGACTGATGCCTCTGCTCTAACTTCTCTTTGGGTGATTCTTTCGAGTACAGCTTTCGTGGTCGTGTGCATCTTCTTGGTTCGCCCTATCATAATGTGGATGATTCGTCGGACACCTGAGGGTGAGCCATTCAGCGACTTTTACATATGTCTTATCCTTACGGGGGTTATGATCTCAGGATTCATCACAGATGCCATAGGGACACATTCTGTGTTCGGTGCTTTTGTCTTTGGCCTTATCATTCCAAATGGACCTTTAGGGGTAACCCTAATAGAAAAGCTTGAAGATTTCGTGTCAGGCCTTCTACTTCCGCTGTTTTTTGCCATTAGTGGTCTTAAGACTGATATTCGTCAAATCGGCGGCCCTAAAGTCTGGGCCAATCTCTTGGCTGTCATTGCATTGGCTTGTTCTGGCAAGGTTGCTGGCACAGCTGCTGTCTCCTACTTTTACAACATGCCCATCCGTGAAGGAATCACCCTCGGTTTGCTCATGAACACCAAAGGTTTAGTCGAAATGATCGTCCTAAATGTGGGAAAGGATCAAAAG GTTTTAGATGATGCTTCATTTTCAATCATGGTAATCTCAGCATTGATGATGACTAGTGTGATTGGTCCCTTGGTCACGTTACTTTACAGGCCAGCAAGAAGAACTGTGGCATATAAGAGAAGAACCATACAGAAATCAAAACCAGATGGGGAACTGAGAATATTGACTTGCATCCACACCCCAAGAAATGTGCCGACCATCATAAATCTCCTGGAAGCTAGCCACCCAACAAGAAGATCCCCAATATGTGTGTATGTACTGCATCTAGTAGAACTTACAGGACGAGCATCAGCAATGCTCATAGTCCATAATACCAGAAAGTCAGGCCGACCAGCCCTCAACAGAACACAGGCACAGTCAGATCATATCATCAATGCCTTTGAGAATTATGAGCAGCATGCTCAATCTGGATCTGTCTCAGTTCAGCCCCTCACAGCAATTTCCCCCTACTCTACAATGCACGAAGATATTTGCCACTTGGCAGAAGAAAAGCGAGTTGCACTTATCATTATTCCCTTCCATAAGCAACAAACAGTAGATGGGGGCATGGAATCAACAAACCCAGCCTTTCGAATAATAAACCAGAATTTATTAGCCAATTCCCCTTGCTCAGTTGGGATCCTAGTAGATAGAGGGCTAAGTGGGTCAACCCGTTTGGCTGCTAACCAAGTGTCTCATAACATAGCAGTGCTCTTCTTTGGTGGACCAGATGACAGGGAGGCACTATCATATGCATTGAGAATGTCGGAACATCCAACCATCACCGTTACTGTAATGCGGTTCATACCAGGTGATGATGCTAGTAGAACAAATCATGTCGAACCGAGCCGCGAGCCTGTGGACCCACGAGTGTTGACTGTGATAACTGATGCAGAACAAGAGAAGCAATTAGATGAGAAGTATATTAATGATTTCAAAATTAGGATCTCCGACAGGGACTCAATTACATATTCAGAGAGGATCGTAAACAACGGGGAGGAAACGGTGGCTTCCATAAGAGCAATAGATAGCATTCACGATCTTTACATAGTGGGAAGAGGACAAGGCATTATATCACCACTTACAGCCGGTCTAACAGACTGGAGCGAGTGTCCTGAGCTTGGAGCAATAGGTGACATGTTAGCTTCATCAGATTTTGCAGCAACAAGTTCTGTGTTAGTGGTGCAACAATATGTTGGTTTAGGGCCACAACATGAATCTCTTCCAACTCCTGACAGTCCCACAGCTCCAAATGATCTTAATGACCAAATAAAGGAATGA
- the LOC130820688 gene encoding nuclear intron maturase 4, mitochondrial produces the protein MRFLRLSNFCKNGFFSVTLHGFSTAKASATARIYMGISRAFFSTFQETKNDDVEKMTLVKSLASVIVESSFDDNVKDNSRPEMGRIGMKRLLEMRAKKRVKQHYVNGKFYDLFMKVIADPKTLLDAYNCIRVNSNVGVVTLENAGICFESLAEDLANDRFDVEANTFKVSTRGRATKESLVLPNLKLKVVQEAMRIVLEVVYRPYFSKISHGGRNGRGHLSAFKYICKEISNPDWWFTVLVSKKLDSVVLAKLLSTIEDKINDHRLCKMIRSMFDAQVLNVEFGGFPKGHGLPQEGILSPILLNIYLGLFDDEFHRMSMRYEALDSSSKHDEKASQSKLRSWLRRHIKYNAENPIDCETSGLRVYSCRFMDEIFFAVSGSKAAAISLKSEVQSYFQGCLHLDVHCDTEIVQCSSGQGVRFAGALVLRIIRDSPAVRAVHKLKEKVKLFALQKQEIWDAGTARIGKKWLAHGLRKVKESEIKHLVDHNSLLSKLSCYRKVGMETDHWYKQLIKIWLQDVQAKAASSEEFILSKYIAEPSLPPMLRESFYEFQRLVEEYNCSETESLRSLLPSCELSQQSEAITKVIAPINVLKKRLLRYGLVNDEGYAHGVRALILQDSNQIIDWFSGIGHRWLRWYSDSENFGELKIIVSDLVRKSCIRTLALKYRIHESEIEKCFESQLSRISLSLNVEDGNSEDTLDSCAHNNDEASMYGILYSGLCQLSLARMVSESRPCNCFVTGCSAAAPCVYILHVMERQKFPGWNTGFSSCIHSSLNRRRIGLCKQHLKDLYMGDISLQSIDFGSWN, from the coding sequence ATGATGATGTTGAGAAAATGACATTAGTAAAGAGTTTAGCTTCTGTAATTGTTGAATCTTCATTTGATGATAATGTTAAGGACAATAGTAGGCCTGAAATGGGTAGAATTGGGATGAAAAGGTTGTTGGAAATGCGTGCTAAGAAGAGAGTAAAGCAACACTATGTGAATGGGAAGTTTTATGATCTTTTTATGAAGGTTATTGCTGATCCTAAGACCCTTTTGGATGCTTATAATTGTATTAGAGTGAACTCAAATGTTGGCGTGGTGACATTGGAAAACGCGGGCATTTGTTTTGAGTCGTTGGCGGAAGATCTTGCAAATGATAGATTTGATGTGGAAGCTAATACTTTTAAAGTCTCGACGAGGGGTCGTGCAACAAAAGAATCCCTAGTTCTTCCTAACTTGAAATTGAAGGTAGTCCAAGAAGCTATGAGAATAGTTTTGGAAGTTGTTTATAGGCCTTACTTCTCAAAAATATCTCATGGTGGTCGAAATGGAAGAGGGCACTTATCGGCTTTTAAGTACATTTGTAAAGAGATATCTAATCCTGATTGGTGGTTTACCGTGCTTGTTAGTAAGAAGTTAGATAGTGTAGTACTTGCCAAATTGCTCTCGACAATAGAGGACAAAATTAACGACCACCGATTGTGCAAGATGATTCGTAGCATGTTTGATGCACAAGTACTTAATGTAGAATTCGGAGGCTTCCCGAAAGGTCATGGCCTGCCTCAAGAGGGAATATTGTCTCCTATATTGTTGAATATTTATCTTGGCCTATTTGATGATGAGTTCCATAGAATGTCAATGAGATATGAGGCTCTTGATTCTAGTTCCAAGCATGATGAAAAGGCGTCTCAGTCAAAGTTGAGAAGCTGGCTAAGGAGGCATATCAAATACAACGCGGAAAACCCAATAGACTGTGAGACTTCTGGTCTTAGAGTTTATTCTTGCCGCTTTATGGATGAAATATTCTTTGCTGTTTCTGGTTCCAAAGCGGCTGCAATTTCACTCAAATCTGAAGTTCAGAGTTACTTTCAAGGTTGTCTTCATTTAGATGTCCACTGCGACACAGAGATTGTGCAATGTAGTTCAGGCCAAGGTGTTCGTTTTGCTGGTGCACTTGTTCTTAGAATCATTAGAGATAGTCCAGCAGTAAGGGCAGTTCACAAGTTAAAGGAAAAGGTGAAATTGTTTGCCTTACAGAAACAAGAAATTTGGGATGCTGGGACAGCGCGAATAGGTAAGAAGTGGCTGGCTCACGGATTAAGGAAGGTTAAGGAGTCCGAGATTAAACATCTAGTTGATCATAACTCTCTTTTGAGCAAACTATCCTGCTATCGTAAAGTTGGCATGGAAACTGATCACTGGTATAAGCAGTTAATAAAGATTTGGCTGCAAGATGTACAAGCGAAAGCTGCAAGCAGTGAGGAATTTATCCTATCTAAGTACATTGCTGAACCGTCACTTCCGCCAATGCTTCGTGAATCATTTTATGAGTTTCAGAGGCTTGTTGAAGAATACAATTGTTCTGAAACTGAATCTCTTCGTTCTCTGTTGCCAAGCTGTGAACTATCTCAACAGAGTGAGGCCATAACAAAGGTTATCGCGCCTATCAATGTTCTAAAGAAACGTCTGTTAAGATATGGACTAGTCAATGATGAAGGATATGCCCATGGAGTTCGGGCTCTTATTTTACAGGATAGCAACCAAATAATAGATTGGTTTTCTGGTATTGGACATAGATGGCTGAGATGGTATAGTGACTCTGAAAATTTTGGCGAGTTAAAAATAATTGTTTCAGACCTGGTTAGGAAGTCCTGCATCCGCACACTGGCACTGAAGTATAGGATACATGAATCTGAAATAGAGAAATGTTTTGAGTCGCAGCTGAGCAGGATTTCACTTAGCTTGAATGTAGAGGATGGAAATTCTGAAGATACATTGGATTCTTGTGCTCACAATAATGACGAGGCATCGATGTATGGAATTCTTTATAGTGGCTTATGCCAACTGTCTTTAGCCAGGATGGTGAGCGAGTCCAGGCCATGTAACTGTTTTGTCACGGGTTGCTCAGCTGCTGCGCCGTGCGTTTACATTCTGCATGTGATGGAAAGACAGAAATTTCCTGGTTGGAATACAGGGTTTTCAAGTTGTATTCATTCAAGTTTGAATAGAAGACGAATTGGGCTGTGTAAACAGCACCTAAAAGATCTTTATATGGGTGATATATCACTTCAATCTATTGATTTTGGTTCCTGGAATTAG